The Gemmatimonadota bacterium nucleotide sequence TGGACCCGGATAGCGGCGGATTGACCTTCAGGGAAGATGTCGCCGCGGGTGCCGGCGTGATGCCCCTGGTTGCGGATAGCGACCTTGAACGTCTCTACGCCGGACTGCGCGGCGAGCCGTCGGTACAGACCTACAGCCTGGATCGCGGAACGGGCCGCATCACGCTGCTGGGCACCACGCCTTTCGACTGGGACACGACATACATGTCCCTGGACAACACCGGTCGATTCCTGCTGTCGGCTTCCAACGGGCACGCCGTGGCGGGCGTCCATGCCATCGGTTCGGGCGGCATCGTCCAGAAAGCGCCGGTAGACCGGCAAAAGACGGCGCGGGGCGCCCACTACATCCAGACCGACCGGTCGAACCGTTTCGCCTTCGTGCCCCACGTGTCCGAATCGAACACGATCTGCCAGTTCAAGTTCGACGAGCACACCGGCAGGCTGACACCGAACGATCCGCCCCGGGTGGAGCAGCCCCCGGATACCGAGCCGCGGCACTATTGCCACCATCCCACGCTGGATGTGCTATACGTCGACAATGAGAAGGCAAGCAGCGTGACGGCCTACCGGTTCGATCCGGACCGGGGGACGCTGGAGGCGATGCAGACGGTGTCGACGTTACCCGCGGGGTTCACCGGCGAGAACACCTGCGCGCAGTTCCATATCCATCCGACCGGCCGGTTCGTGTACGTGAGCAACCGGGGGCATGACAGCATTGCCGGATTCGCGATCGACCCGGACTCCGGGCTGCTGCGTGCCATCGGGCAGACGCCGACCGAGAAGACACCCCGCGCCTTCAACCTGGATCCACACGGTCGGTTTCTCTACGCCGCGGGACAGGCAGACGGAAGACTGGCGTCCTACCGAATCGACCAGGACACGGGCGCGCTTGCGCCGCTCGACGTGTACGACGTGGGACCTTCGCCGGCCTGGGTGATGGTCCTGGACATGGATGCGTAAAGCCGGACTGCGCACCGTTTCATCGGACTGACGGGAGTAAGCCATGGCTTCCACCTTTGATCTACTCGTAACCGACGGCCTGGTCGTCAACCACGATGACGTGACCGCCGCCACGGTCGCCGTGCGGGACGGACGCATCGCGGGCGTGCTCGAACCCGACGCCCGGCCCGATAGCGCACAGCAGATTTCCGCGAAGGGCCTGCACGTACTGCCCGGCCTGATCGATCCCCACGTGCATCTCAGGTCGCCCGGCCACGAGGAGCGGGAAGATCCCGTCTCCGGCACGAGCGCCGCGGCGGCCGGCGGCATCACGACCCTGCTCGAGATGCCAATCTCTCCGGTCGCTGCCAGCTCCGCCGAGGGTCTCCGCACGCGGGGCGAGGCCATCGGCGCGCAGTCGCTGATCGACTTCGGCCTCTACGGCGCGGCCGGCCATCAGAACGTGGAC carries:
- a CDS encoding lactonase family protein; its protein translation is MAFYMYLSITGEGKIALYEMDPDSGGLTFREDVAAGAGVMPLVADSDLERLYAGLRGEPSVQTYSLDRGTGRITLLGTTPFDWDTTYMSLDNTGRFLLSASNGHAVAGVHAIGSGGIVQKAPVDRQKTARGAHYIQTDRSNRFAFVPHVSESNTICQFKFDEHTGRLTPNDPPRVEQPPDTEPRHYCHHPTLDVLYVDNEKASSVTAYRFDPDRGTLEAMQTVSTLPAGFTGENTCAQFHIHPTGRFVYVSNRGHDSIAGFAIDPDSGLLRAIGQTPTEKTPRAFNLDPHGRFLYAAGQADGRLASYRIDQDTGALAPLDVYDVGPSPAWVMVLDMDA